From one Acidobacteriota bacterium genomic stretch:
- a CDS encoding Hsp20/alpha crystallin family protein: MKAQMKKEEPVKEAIKAETPAKAAEHVAAKAPVKHPEPAKTEVHLKPVEKESELNWANPVTMMRNWMDEMERTMAEYGLMNRLMPTMFAADLFRPAFKMFREMPLWNELAEVATQWSPPAEMTRRDDELLVRLDLPGVKKEDVKVEIDHHRLIIHGERKHDLEEKKEGFYRSERTYGAFHRVIPLPDGAKADNAEAFFNNGVLEVRIDMPKIKGAARRLEIKEAK; this comes from the coding sequence ATGAAAGCGCAAATGAAAAAAGAAGAACCGGTGAAGGAAGCGATCAAGGCTGAAACACCGGCAAAAGCCGCCGAACACGTGGCGGCGAAAGCGCCGGTGAAACATCCCGAACCGGCCAAAACTGAAGTCCATCTAAAGCCCGTCGAAAAGGAATCGGAACTGAACTGGGCGAATCCCGTCACGATGATGCGTAACTGGATGGACGAAATGGAAAGAACGATGGCCGAATACGGGCTTATGAACCGTCTGATGCCGACGATGTTCGCTGCCGATCTGTTCCGTCCGGCGTTCAAGATGTTCCGCGAAATGCCGCTTTGGAACGAACTTGCCGAGGTTGCGACGCAATGGTCGCCGCCGGCGGAAATGACTCGCCGCGACGACGAACTGCTCGTCAGGCTCGACCTGCCGGGTGTCAAGAAGGAAGACGTCAAGGTCGAGATCGATCATCACCGTCTGATCATCCACGGCGAACGGAAACACGATCTTGAAGAAAAGAAAGAGGGATTCTATCGCAGCGAACGCACGTACGGTGCGTTCCACCGCGTGATTCCGCTTCCGGACGGCGCGAAAGCCGACAATGCGGAAGCCTTCTTCAACAACGGCGTTTTGGAGGTCCGGATCGATATGCCGAAAATCAAGGGCGCGGCCCGGCGGCTTGAGATCAAGGAAGCCAAGTGA